One genomic region from Pristiophorus japonicus isolate sPriJap1 chromosome 27, sPriJap1.hap1, whole genome shotgun sequence encodes:
- the mrpl49 gene encoding large ribosomal subunit protein mL49: MAVAWRRLLRLCAPSRRLPSASPRLQNYSNSTSSDSKYPEIVESTEEFKFVERLIPPATVPVPPKHDCYPTPSGWCPPRDPPPDLPYIVRRSRMYNLPVYTDITHGNRKMTVIRKIEGDIWMFEKDLKEFLRQIAGKTPLTQVNEVTMSLRVKGYFDKELKSWLLEKGF, translated from the exons ATGGCGGTTGCTTGGCGCCGTTTGCTGAGGCTGTGCGCGCCGAGCCGGCGCCTGCCGTCCGCTTCTCCCCGCCTTCAG AACTACTCCAACTCTACAAGTTCTGATTCCAAATATCCAGAGATTGTGGAGTCGACAGAAGAATTTAAGTTTGTGGAGAGATTGATTCCACCCGCCACAGTGCCTGTTCCTCCGAAACATGACTGCTACCCAACTCCATCAGGATGGTGTCCACCTCGAG ATCCACCTCCTGACTTGCCCTACATTGTCCGACGTTCCCGGATGTACAACCTCCCTGTTTATACAGATATCACCCATGGCAACAGGAAAATGACTGTCATACGAAAAATAGAAGGTGACATTTGG ATGTTCGAGAAGGACCTGAAAGAATTCCTCAGACAGATTGCAGGCAAGACGCCACTTACTCAGGTTAATGAGGTCACAATGAGCCTCCGGGTCAAAGGTTACTTCGACAAAGAACTGAAATCATGGCTGTTGGAGAAGGGGTTCTAA